In Papaver somniferum cultivar HN1 chromosome 1, ASM357369v1, whole genome shotgun sequence, a genomic segment contains:
- the LOC113293666 gene encoding protein arginine N-methyltransferase 2-like — translation MEEGKQVCEAAISGDCAKLKSLITGGADVCYFDEEGLNPLMHAAKNGHAEAVKILLEAGAPWNALSPSNVSAGDFAMDAGHQEAFDHLLNAGIQAELVLGTIARVEKKDGDSKGDYLEERVSFSEDKLMDSESKAVMMAWEKPLMEAHAKAVCSNAGHILNVGFGMGLVDTAIQQYGPVKHTIIEAHPEVYKRMLQTGWGEKENVKIVFGRWQDVLSQLDTYDGIFFDTYGEYYEDLREFHQHLPTLLKPTGIYSFFNGLCGGNAFFHVVYCQLVALELGSLGYSTQYIPLPVKDCLAEEIWEGVKHKYWQLDTYYLPVCQSAEDTE, via the exons ATGGAGGAAGGAAAGCAAGTCTGCGAGGCGGCGATTTCAGGCGACTGTGCAAAGTTAAAATCACTCATAACTGGTGGTGCAGATGTCTGTTACTTCGATGAAGAGGGTTTAAATCCACTCATGCACGCAGCTAAAAATGGACACGCTGAAGCTGTAAAGATTCTACTAGAAGCTGGCGCCCCATGGAATGCTTTATCTCCTTCTAATGTCTCTGCTGGTGATTTCGCTATGGATGCTGGTCATCAAGAAGCATTTGACCACCTTCTCAATGCAG GGATTCAAGCTGAATTGGTCTTGGGAACAATTGCGAGGGTAGAAAAGAAGGATGGTGATTCAAAGGGAGATTATTTGGAAGAGAGGGTTAGTTTTAGTGAGGATAAGCTGATGGATTCTGAAAGTAAGGCTGTTATGATGGCTTGGGAGAAACCATTGATGGAGGCTCATGCAAAAGCTGTTTGCTCAAATGCTGGTCACATTTTGAATGTAGGGTTTGGGATGGGTCTTGTTGACACGGCTATTCAACAGTATGGACCTGTTAAACATACTATTATTGAGGCTCATCCGGAGGTTTATAAACGTATGCTTCAAACAGGATGGGGAGAGAAGGAAAACGTGAAGATAGTTTTTGGGCGTTGGCAAGATGTTCTATCTCAGTTAGATACTTATGATG GGATATTCTTTGACACATATGGTGAGTACTATGAAGACTTGAGGGAGTTCCATCAACATCTACCTACATTACTGAAGCCCACTGGGATCTACTCATTCTTTAACGGTCTTTGTGGAGGAAATGCATTCTTCCATGTGGTTTACTGTCAGTTAGTTGCTCTGGAACTCGGGAGTTTAGGCTACTCTACTCAGTACATTCCATTGCCTGTTAAGGACTGCTTAGCAGAAGAAATCTGGGAGGGTGTGAAACATAAGTATTGGCAACTAGATACGTACTACCTCCCTGTTTGCCAATCTGCAGAAGATACAGAATGA